The following proteins are co-located in the Nocardia bhagyanarayanae genome:
- a CDS encoding Na+/H+ antiporter subunit A encodes MLVILLAHALAALAAPWCVRVWGRNAFAVLALAPLGGFGWVIANWDSGQQVRVTWAPAIAMNIELRFDSLAAVMAALVLGVGTLILLYCTRYFTNDEPRLGVFAAQFVGFAGAMFGLVTSDNMLLLYVFWETTTVLSFLLVGHHAERATSRRAALQALLVTGAGGLAMLVGIVILGQTCGTYLLSELLAMDRPPDGIAVSVAVALVLVGALSKSAIVPLHFWLPGAMAAPTPVSAYLHAAAMVKAGVYLVARLAPVFASSPPWHPMVLVLGAVTMLLAGLRALRVTDLKLLLAFGTVSQLGFLIVLLGIGTPDAALAGTTLIVAHALFKACLFMVVGIVDHGTGTRDLRELSGLGRRAPVLCGVAVLAALSMAGIPLLLGFVGKESALGAILDAETLAVPARVALCAAIVLGSMLTVGYSARFVWGAFGNRELDREPSWHAPGPLFLGPPAALAVASLAAGVGAQRLDELLRGYPETLPGELISHLALWHGFTLPLALSVLIIAVGSALFLVRNRFGETAHPRLGNADRAYDATLRAMDRLSLRMTGSVQRGSLPLSQAAILGTLTILPAVLLALGTKTGVELRLWDSPLQLAIAGIMAAMAFAATVLRNRLASVLVVGVTGYGCGVIFALHGAPDLALTQFLVETVTLVVFVLVLRAFPAEIEESRTAPFEVRRAALAVAVGTSVAVLTAFATAARGAEPIWHRIPEAAYRLGGGKNAVNVLLVDIRAWDTLGEVSVLIVAATGVASMVFRTRRFGAAPRAADSPDYNPDLVSWLPAGRLVGRRERSMVLQVTARLLFPTMMVLSVYFFFAGHNAPGGGFAGGLTAGLALTLRYLAGGRYELGEALPVEAGHVLGAGLTLAAGTAATSLLLGAPPLSSAIIEVTVPLFGHVKLVTSLLFDLGVYLIVVGLVLDVLRSLGARLDSELGDSPSDEPSPAPRGGRA; translated from the coding sequence TTGCTCGTGATCCTGCTCGCCCACGCGCTCGCCGCGCTGGCAGCGCCGTGGTGCGTACGGGTGTGGGGGCGCAACGCGTTCGCGGTGCTCGCGCTCGCGCCGCTGGGCGGTTTCGGCTGGGTGATCGCGAATTGGGATAGCGGCCAGCAGGTTCGGGTGACCTGGGCGCCCGCGATCGCGATGAACATCGAGCTGCGCTTCGATTCGCTGGCGGCCGTCATGGCCGCGCTGGTGCTCGGCGTCGGCACGCTGATCCTGCTCTACTGCACCCGCTATTTCACGAACGACGAACCGCGGCTCGGCGTCTTCGCCGCCCAGTTCGTCGGCTTCGCCGGCGCCATGTTCGGACTGGTCACCAGCGACAACATGCTGCTGCTCTACGTCTTCTGGGAGACGACGACGGTGCTGTCGTTCCTGCTCGTCGGCCACCACGCCGAGCGGGCGACCAGCAGGCGCGCGGCACTGCAAGCACTGCTGGTCACCGGCGCGGGCGGGCTGGCAATGCTGGTCGGCATCGTGATCCTCGGACAGACCTGCGGCACCTACCTGCTCTCGGAACTGCTGGCGATGGACCGCCCGCCGGACGGGATCGCGGTATCGGTGGCGGTGGCGCTCGTTCTCGTCGGCGCGCTGAGCAAGTCCGCGATCGTTCCGCTGCACTTCTGGCTCCCCGGCGCGATGGCCGCGCCCACGCCGGTGAGCGCGTACCTGCACGCCGCGGCCATGGTGAAGGCGGGCGTGTACCTGGTGGCGCGGCTCGCGCCGGTCTTCGCGAGCAGTCCGCCGTGGCATCCGATGGTGCTCGTCCTCGGCGCGGTGACCATGCTGCTCGCGGGCCTTCGCGCACTGCGGGTGACCGATCTGAAGCTGCTGCTCGCCTTCGGCACGGTGAGCCAGCTGGGATTCCTGATCGTGCTGCTGGGAATCGGCACGCCGGACGCGGCACTGGCCGGGACGACGCTGATCGTGGCGCACGCGTTGTTCAAGGCGTGCCTGTTCATGGTGGTCGGGATCGTGGACCACGGCACGGGCACCCGCGATCTGCGCGAGTTGTCCGGGCTCGGCCGGCGCGCGCCGGTGCTGTGCGGGGTCGCCGTGCTCGCGGCGCTGAGCATGGCGGGCATTCCGCTGCTGCTCGGGTTCGTCGGCAAGGAGAGCGCGCTCGGCGCGATCCTGGACGCGGAGACGTTGGCGGTTCCGGCGCGCGTCGCGTTGTGCGCGGCGATCGTGCTCGGTTCCATGTTGACCGTCGGTTACAGCGCCCGTTTCGTCTGGGGCGCGTTCGGGAACAGGGAACTCGACAGGGAACCGTCGTGGCACGCGCCCGGACCGTTGTTCCTCGGGCCGCCCGCCGCGCTCGCCGTCGCCAGCCTCGCCGCGGGTGTCGGGGCGCAACGGCTGGACGAGCTGCTGCGCGGGTATCCGGAAACGCTTCCTGGCGAGCTGATTTCGCACCTCGCGCTGTGGCACGGGTTCACCCTGCCGCTCGCGCTCTCGGTGCTGATCATCGCCGTGGGCTCGGCACTCTTCTTGGTACGCAACCGATTCGGCGAAACGGCGCACCCGCGCCTCGGCAACGCCGACCGCGCCTACGACGCCACCCTGCGCGCGATGGACCGGCTCTCGCTGCGGATGACCGGATCGGTGCAGCGCGGCTCGCTGCCGCTGAGCCAAGCCGCCATCCTCGGCACCCTGACCATCCTGCCCGCGGTACTGCTCGCGCTCGGCACCAAGACGGGAGTCGAACTGCGCCTGTGGGATTCGCCGTTGCAGCTGGCCATCGCCGGGATCATGGCGGCCATGGCGTTCGCGGCCACCGTCCTGCGCAACCGGCTCGCCAGCGTGCTGGTCGTCGGCGTCACCGGCTACGGCTGCGGCGTGATCTTCGCGCTGCACGGCGCGCCGGACCTCGCCCTCACCCAGTTCCTCGTCGAGACGGTGACGCTGGTGGTCTTCGTACTCGTCCTGCGCGCCTTCCCCGCCGAGATCGAGGAGAGCAGGACCGCCCCGTTCGAGGTGCGCCGGGCCGCGCTGGCGGTCGCGGTCGGGACGAGCGTCGCGGTGCTGACCGCCTTCGCCACGGCGGCGCGCGGCGCGGAACCCATCTGGCACCGCATCCCCGAGGCCGCCTACCGGCTCGGCGGCGGTAAGAACGCGGTCAACGTGCTGCTCGTCGACATCAGGGCGTGGGACACCCTCGGCGAGGTCTCGGTGCTCATCGTCGCCGCCACCGGCGTCGCCTCGATGGTGTTCCGCACCAGGCGTTTCGGCGCGGCGCCGCGCGCCGCCGACTCGCCGGACTACAACCCGGATCTGGTCAGCTGGCTGCCCGCCGGGCGGCTGGTGGGCCGCCGGGAACGCTCGATGGTCTTGCAGGTCACCGCGCGCCTGCTCTTCCCGACGATGATGGTGCTCTCGGTCTACTTCTTCTTCGCCGGCCACAACGCGCCCGGCGGCGGTTTCGCGGGCGGGCTCACCGCGGGCCTCGCGCTGACCCTGCGCTATCTCGCGGGCGGCCGCTACGAACTCGGCGAGGCGCTGCCGGTGGAAGCGGGCCACGTGCTCGGCGCCGGGCTGACGCTGGCGGCGGGCACCGCGGCCACCTCGCTGCTGCTCGGCGCGCCGCCGCTGTCCTCGGCGATCATCGAGGTCACAGTGCCACTGTTCGGGCACGTCAAGCTGGTGACGTCGCTGCTGTTCGACCTCGGCGTCTACCTGATCGTGGTCGGCCTGGTCCTCGACGTGCTGCGCAGCCTCGGCGCCCGCCTGGACAGCGAACTCGGCGACTCCCCGAGCGACGAACCTTCCCCGGCGCCGCGAGGCGGTCGGGCATGA